From Salminus brasiliensis chromosome 21, fSalBra1.hap2, whole genome shotgun sequence, a single genomic window includes:
- the LOC140542850 gene encoding bcl-2-like protein 15, whose protein sequence is MAQINFNEQTYIIISCMFQNEQDVYETDALGDDDFDAVTIAAKLRELGDHYDETVIQPLIKDVRAAAGDQVLTAFSNSVQSLCNTWVVERAEVASEKQLLKATVTLALYVKKNCPDMTRTVQEAMTYFVNNRLAGWIIQQGGWERAAFS, encoded by the exons ATGGCCCAAATAAACTTCAACGAGCAGACTTATATCATTATAAGCTGTATGTTTCAGAATGAGCAGGACGTGTACGAAACCGATGCCCTTGGGGACG ATGACTTTGACGCTGTGACGATTGCTGCTAAGCTCAGAGAGCTGGGAGATCACTATGACGAGACCGTGATCCAGCCACTGATCAAAGACGTCCGGGCAGCCGCCGGTGATCAG GTGCTGACAGCTTTCAGtaacagtgtgcagagcttgtgCAATACATGGGTGGTGGAAAGAGCAGAAGTCGCATCGGAGAAGCAGCTCCTGAAGGCCACAGTCACGCTGGCTCTTTACGTGAAGAAGAATTGCCCCGACATGACCAGAACCGTCCAGGAAGCCATGACCTACTTCGTCAACAACCGGCTGGCCGGCTGGATCATTCAGCAGGGAGGCTGG GAGCGCGCCGCTTTCTCCTGA